One Deinococcus grandis DNA window includes the following coding sequences:
- a CDS encoding aminoglycoside N(3)-acetyltransferase translates to MSEADIIARTDTPRTRATLAGDLRRLGVQPGDTLIVHASLSRLGWVAGGAAAVVQALQDVVGQQGTLVVPTFTLNLTDPAGWGRTRVPEAWWPVIRAELPAFDPAVTPSRGMGRVAETLRTWPGARRSDHPHSSFAAWGRHAESVTADHPLAFSLGEGSPLARVYDLNGRVLLLGTEVNTSLHLAEVRAGQRPTVPFSGPVTVGGERRWLTFDEADYHEQAFPPVKAAFEATGAVTVGVVGSATAKLMSQRALVDFATGYWRERESGE, encoded by the coding sequence ATGAGTGAGGCCGACATCATCGCCCGGACGGACACGCCGCGCACCCGCGCGACCCTGGCGGGCGACCTGCGCCGCCTGGGGGTGCAGCCGGGCGACACGCTGATCGTGCACGCCAGCCTCAGCCGTCTGGGCTGGGTGGCGGGCGGCGCGGCAGCCGTGGTGCAGGCGCTGCAGGACGTGGTCGGGCAGCAGGGCACCCTGGTCGTGCCGACCTTCACGCTGAACCTGACCGACCCGGCCGGGTGGGGCCGGACGAGGGTCCCCGAGGCGTGGTGGCCGGTCATCCGCGCCGAGTTGCCCGCCTTCGATCCGGCGGTCACGCCCAGCCGGGGAATGGGTCGCGTCGCGGAGACGCTGCGGACCTGGCCGGGCGCGCGGCGCAGCGACCACCCGCACAGTTCCTTTGCCGCGTGGGGCCGCCACGCCGAGTCCGTCACGGCGGATCACCCGCTGGCGTTCTCGCTGGGTGAGGGCTCACCCCTGGCGCGCGTGTACGATCTGAACGGCCGGGTGCTGCTGCTGGGCACCGAGGTGAACACCAGTCTGCACCTCGCGGAGGTGCGCGCCGGGCAGCGGCCCACCGTGCCCTTCAGCGGTCCGGTCACGGTCGGGGGCGAGCGGCGCTGGCTGACCTTCGACGAGGCGGACTACCACGAGCAGGCCTTCCCGCCCGTCAAGGCCGCGTTCGAGGCGACCGGCGCGGTGACCGTGGGCGTGGTGGGCTCCGCGACCGCGAAGCTGATGTCGCAGCGCGCCTTGGTGGACTTCGCCACGGGGTACTGGCGCGAGAGGGAGAGCGGTGAGTAG
- a CDS encoding M48 family metallopeptidase translates to MTDWEVAGVPVQIRRSARRRTVAVQVTPGAVTLFAPTRVPLAQLRDILDARRDWVAGHLAGYAARPPQRPEAQTGQRVPFLGQDLTLHLDPARTRPDRSGDTLHLPAQNAEAHLTAWTRRACAAPYRELVQEYAARLGAADRLSAVHVSDTRTRWGSCSADGVIRLHWKLSRAPSEILHYVALHEAAHLLELNHSARYWAHVTRLMPDWQTHRAWLKEYGHTL, encoded by the coding sequence ATGACGGACTGGGAGGTGGCGGGCGTGCCCGTACAGATCAGACGCAGCGCGCGGCGCCGGACGGTGGCGGTGCAGGTCACGCCGGGCGCCGTGACGCTCTTCGCCCCGACCCGCGTCCCGCTGGCGCAGCTGCGCGACATTCTGGACGCCCGCCGCGACTGGGTGGCCGGGCACCTCGCTGGGTACGCCGCACGGCCCCCGCAGCGCCCTGAAGCGCAGACCGGGCAGCGCGTCCCGTTCCTGGGACAGGACCTGACCCTGCACCTGGACCCGGCCCGCACCCGCCCGGACCGCAGCGGGGATACCCTGCACCTGCCCGCCCAGAACGCCGAGGCGCACCTGACCGCCTGGACCCGCCGCGCCTGCGCCGCCCCCTACCGCGAACTGGTACAGGAGTACGCCGCGCGACTCGGCGCCGCCGACCGCCTGAGTGCCGTGCACGTCAGCGACACCCGCACCCGCTGGGGCAGCTGCTCCGCCGACGGCGTGATCCGCCTGCACTGGAAACTCAGCCGCGCGCCCAGCGAGATCCTGCACTACGTCGCGCTGCACGAGGCCGCGCATCTGCTCGAACTGAACCACTCCGCGCGCTACTGGGCGCACGTGACCCGTCTGATGCCCGACTGGCAGACGCACCGGGCGTGGCTCAAGGAGTACGGCCACACCCTCTGA
- a CDS encoding DprA-like winged helix domain-containing protein, whose translation MTAARPPASPLGALLHAIGIQPRTPDELARALGSTPDALNGMLRTLRSGGYVQDATPQQDGCACGPCALKSMCRNADNAEPALHLLRLTPRGETYLRRLA comes from the coding sequence GTGACCGCTGCCCGCCCCCCTGCCAGCCCGCTGGGCGCGCTGCTGCACGCCATCGGCATCCAGCCGCGCACTCCGGACGAACTCGCCCGCGCGCTCGGCAGCACCCCGGACGCCCTGAACGGCATGCTCCGCACCCTCAGAAGCGGCGGGTACGTGCAGGACGCCACCCCGCAGCAGGACGGCTGCGCGTGCGGCCCCTGCGCCCTGAAGAGCATGTGCCGCAACGCCGACAATGCCGAACCCGCCCTGCACCTGCTGCGCCTCACCCCGCGCGGCGAGACGTACCTCAGGCGCCTCGCCTGA
- a CDS encoding endonuclease/exonuclease/phosphatase family protein, whose protein sequence is MRAHLPALPTLTLILVALGWALGDLIGERTLPTLLLAYAPPLVWVLLCLPALAWAAWRRRGRGVALAALLLAAWGAGILHWRPQQSGTLRVVTFNVLGGARTSPAELGSALRALNADVILLQEARFHDPAFEAQLRAALPGYRAVRAQEVMTLTRLPLLGTDTRPLPGLNRAALVTRLRWAGRPLTVVNAHPGATQVSAALRDPARLRRSRDLRAAQLDVLTALARATPGPLILGGDLNTPPRGPAYRALRQAVGPDAFQRAGRGPGWTYPGLRLRIDHQFSRDLRPSRARVLPWTLSDHRPLLAEYRP, encoded by the coding sequence GTGCGTGCCCACCTGCCTGCCCTGCCGACCCTGACGCTGATCCTCGTGGCGCTCGGCTGGGCACTGGGCGACCTGATCGGCGAGCGGACGCTGCCCACCCTGCTGCTCGCGTATGCCCCACCGCTGGTGTGGGTCCTGCTGTGCCTGCCCGCGCTGGCCTGGGCGGCGTGGCGTCGCCGGGGCCGGGGTGTGGCGCTGGCCGCGCTGCTGCTGGCCGCGTGGGGTGCGGGCATCCTGCACTGGCGGCCCCAGCAGTCGGGCACGCTGCGGGTCGTGACCTTCAACGTGCTGGGCGGCGCACGCACCTCCCCGGCCGAACTGGGTTCAGCCCTGCGCGCCCTGAATGCCGACGTGATCCTCCTTCAGGAAGCCCGCTTTCACGACCCTGCCTTCGAGGCGCAGCTGCGGGCCGCCCTGCCCGGTTACCGCGCCGTGCGCGCGCAGGAGGTCATGACCCTCACCCGGCTGCCGCTGCTGGGCACCGACACGCGCCCCCTGCCCGGCCTGAACCGCGCCGCGCTGGTGACGCGCCTGCGCTGGGCGGGCCGCCCGCTGACGGTCGTGAATGCCCACCCGGGGGCCACGCAGGTCAGTGCCGCCCTGCGCGACCCGGCCCGGCTGCGCCGCTCCCGCGACCTGCGCGCCGCGCAGCTGGACGTCCTGACGGCCCTGGCGCGCGCCACTCCCGGCCCCCTGATTCTGGGCGGCGACCTGAACACCCCGCCGCGAGGACCGGCGTACCGGGCGCTGCGGCAGGCGGTCGGCCCCGACGCCTTTCAGCGTGCCGGGCGCGGCCCCGGCTGGACGTACCCTGGCCTGCGCCTGCGGATCGACCATCAGTTCAGCCGTGACCTACGCCCCTCCCGCGCCCGCGTGCTCCCGTGGACGCTCAGCGATCACCGACCCCTGCTGGCCGAGTACCGACCCTGA
- the rpsG gene encoding 30S ribosomal protein S7, whose product MARRRQAEVRVIQPDLVYQDVLVSALINRIMRDGKKNLASRIFYGAMKLVQERTGQESLKIFRQAYDNVKPRVEVRSRRVGGSTYQVPVEPSERRKQSLTLRWLISAVDSRPERTAVERLAGEIMDAAQGRGGAIKKKDDVERMAEANRAYAHYRW is encoded by the coding sequence ATGGCACGTCGCCGCCAAGCTGAAGTGCGCGTCATCCAGCCCGACCTGGTCTACCAGGACGTTCTGGTGAGCGCTTTGATCAACCGCATCATGCGTGATGGTAAGAAGAACCTCGCCAGCCGCATCTTCTACGGAGCCATGAAGCTCGTGCAGGAACGCACCGGCCAGGAGTCCCTGAAGATCTTCCGCCAGGCGTACGACAACGTCAAACCCCGCGTGGAAGTCCGCAGCCGCCGCGTCGGCGGCAGCACCTACCAGGTGCCCGTCGAGCCCAGCGAGCGCCGCAAGCAGAGCCTGACCCTGCGCTGGCTGATCAGCGCCGTGGACAGCCGTCCCGAGCGCACCGCCGTCGAGCGCCTCGCCGGCGAGATCATGGACGCCGCCCAGGGCCGTGGCGGCGCCATCAAGAAGAAAGACGACGTGGAGCGCATGGCGGAAGCCAACCGCGCCTACGCGCACTACCGCTGGTAA
- the hflX gene encoding GTPase HflX — translation MHGNTSGLRPAQMKALGNLYRRRIEPGRVGSPELARNLAELSNDVRREVGVLIDRRGRVISVSVADAKGTEFPDLRMGENRLSGFHLLHTHPRGGALSKGDLSTLFLKRLDAVSAIEVRNEGQAGLVHTAHLTPPGTVGEEEDWRILPPVPAFQIDEFDLGAQVQALEEEIARAARTRVAKKDHERAILVQIDQGEFDAEDRLDELAELARTAGAEVVHRELVFRRNLKPGTLVGAGKLEELTSRAYHLDADLLIFGQELGAAQAREIEAATGLKIIDRTQLILDIFALHAQGVESRLQVELAQLRYMKPRLLGAGAALSRIGGGGGSAGGGAIGTRGPGETKLELDRRRINDRLSFLEKQLEGVAQRREERRKGRERNAVPVISIVGYTNAGKSTLLNAFTHAAEEPRRVLAENKLFATLRPTSRQGYLEGIGPVVLTDTVGFIRDLPKDLTRAFRSTLEEIGDADVLLHVVDAASPGADTRLDAVNRILEDLGFRDMPTVVALNKADAADPEALDRELERTGGIAVSALKNRGLAELKEALADAVSGVQRAELARQEEARALAAQYR, via the coding sequence GTGCATGGCAACACGTCGGGCCTCCGCCCGGCGCAGATGAAAGCCCTCGGGAACCTGTACCGCCGCCGGATCGAGCCGGGCCGGGTGGGTTCGCCCGAACTCGCGCGGAACCTCGCGGAACTGTCGAACGACGTGCGGCGCGAGGTGGGCGTCCTGATCGACCGGCGGGGCCGCGTGATCTCCGTCAGCGTGGCCGACGCCAAGGGGACCGAGTTCCCGGACCTGCGCATGGGCGAGAACCGCCTGAGCGGCTTCCACCTGCTGCACACCCACCCGCGCGGCGGGGCGCTGAGCAAGGGCGACCTCTCCACGCTGTTCCTGAAGCGCCTGGACGCCGTGTCCGCCATCGAGGTCCGGAACGAGGGTCAGGCGGGGCTGGTGCACACGGCGCACCTGACGCCGCCCGGCACGGTCGGGGAGGAGGAGGACTGGCGCATCCTGCCGCCCGTGCCCGCCTTCCAGATCGACGAGTTCGACCTGGGCGCGCAGGTGCAGGCGCTGGAGGAGGAGATTGCCCGCGCGGCCCGCACGCGCGTGGCGAAGAAGGACCACGAGCGCGCCATTCTCGTGCAGATCGACCAGGGTGAATTCGACGCGGAGGACCGCCTGGACGAGCTGGCCGAACTGGCCCGCACCGCCGGGGCGGAGGTCGTGCACCGCGAACTGGTGTTCCGCCGGAACCTGAAGCCCGGCACGCTGGTCGGCGCGGGCAAACTGGAAGAGTTGACGAGTCGCGCGTACCACCTGGACGCGGACCTGCTGATCTTCGGCCAGGAACTCGGCGCGGCCCAGGCGCGCGAGATCGAGGCCGCGACCGGCCTGAAGATCATCGACCGGACGCAGCTGATCCTGGACATCTTCGCGCTGCACGCGCAGGGTGTGGAGTCGCGCCTGCAGGTGGAACTGGCGCAGCTGCGCTACATGAAACCCCGCCTGCTGGGGGCGGGGGCGGCCCTGTCCCGCATCGGCGGGGGCGGGGGCAGCGCGGGCGGCGGCGCAATCGGCACGCGCGGCCCCGGCGAGACGAAGCTGGAGCTGGACCGCCGCCGCATCAACGACCGCCTGAGCTTCCTGGAGAAGCAACTGGAGGGTGTCGCGCAGCGCCGCGAGGAACGCCGCAAGGGCCGCGAACGCAACGCCGTGCCCGTGATCAGCATCGTGGGGTACACGAACGCCGGGAAGAGCACGCTGCTGAACGCGTTCACGCACGCCGCCGAGGAACCCCGCCGGGTGCTGGCGGAGAACAAGCTGTTCGCCACCCTGCGCCCCACCAGCCGCCAGGGGTACCTGGAAGGCATCGGGCCAGTCGTCCTGACCGACACCGTGGGCTTCATCCGCGACCTGCCCAAGGACCTGACCCGCGCCTTCCGCAGCACCCTGGAGGAGATCGGGGACGCGGACGTGCTGCTGCACGTCGTGGACGCCGCCAGCCCCGGCGCGGACACCCGCCTGGACGCCGTGAACCGCATCCTGGAGGACCTGGGCTTCCGCGACATGCCGACCGTCGTGGCGCTGAACAAGGCCGACGCCGCCGACCCGGAGGCGCTGGACCGTGAACTGGAACGCACGGGCGGCATTGCCGTCAGCGCCCTGAAGAACCGCGGGCTGGCCGAACTGAAGGAGGCGCTGGCGGACGCCGTGTCGGGCGTGCAGCGCGCCGAACTGGCCCGCCAGGAGGAAGCCCGCGCGCTGGCCGCGCAGTACCGGTAA
- the rpsL gene encoding 30S ribosomal protein S12, protein MPTTQQLLRKGRKTIQKKSKVPALKGSPFRRGVCTVVKTTTPKKPNSALRKIARVRLSSAFEVTAYIPGEGHNLQEHSVVLIRGGRVKDLPGVRYHIVRGSLDTQGVKDRNKSRSKYGTKKPKAGAAAGAKKK, encoded by the coding sequence CTGCCTACTACCCAGCAACTGCTCCGTAAGGGTCGTAAGACGATCCAGAAGAAGAGCAAGGTCCCTGCCCTGAAGGGCAGCCCCTTCCGCCGCGGCGTGTGCACGGTCGTCAAGACCACCACCCCCAAGAAGCCGAACTCCGCGCTTCGTAAGATCGCCCGCGTGCGTCTGTCCAGCGCCTTCGAAGTCACCGCGTACATCCCCGGTGAAGGCCACAACCTGCAGGAGCACAGCGTCGTGCTGATCCGCGGCGGCCGTGTGAAGGACCTTCCCGGTGTGCGTTACCACATCGTGCGCGGCAGCCTCGACACCCAGGGCGTCAAGGACCGCAACAAGAGCCGTTCCAAGTACGGCACCAAGAAGCCCAAGGCCGGCGCTGCCGCGGGCGCGAAGAAGAAGTAA
- the ypfJ gene encoding KPN_02809 family neutral zinc metallopeptidase: protein MDWKNLPGSGGNAENRSGGGGLPGGGIAVGGVGGLIIALIAMFFGIDPGAILGGGGTQTQQSQTTQPAQDDEAYQFVNQIYRNTNLVWDDIFKQAGRTYNDPRLVRYVRGTGTECGTANSAVGPFYCPADQTIYLDTSFFTQMDRQLGGGGDFAYAYVIAHEVGHHVQNELGIADQVERRQRSARTEAEANSYSVRLELQADCFAGVWGNKTQQDAKITQADVQEAVATAEAIGDDNLQRQGQGYVAPDSFTHGSAAQRVKWFMTGFRSGNPNGCDTFNVNYNQL from the coding sequence ATGGACTGGAAGAATCTTCCCGGCAGTGGTGGGAACGCAGAGAACCGCAGCGGTGGCGGAGGGCTGCCCGGTGGCGGCATCGCCGTGGGTGGCGTAGGTGGCTTGATCATTGCCCTGATCGCCATGTTCTTCGGCATTGACCCCGGCGCGATCCTCGGGGGGGGCGGCACGCAGACCCAGCAGTCCCAGACCACCCAGCCCGCCCAGGACGACGAGGCGTACCAGTTCGTCAACCAGATCTACCGGAACACCAACCTCGTGTGGGACGACATCTTCAAGCAGGCCGGACGCACCTACAACGATCCGCGTCTCGTGCGGTACGTGCGCGGCACGGGCACCGAGTGCGGCACGGCGAACAGTGCCGTCGGCCCCTTCTACTGCCCCGCTGACCAGACGATCTACCTCGACACCAGTTTCTTCACGCAGATGGACCGTCAGCTCGGTGGTGGCGGTGACTTCGCTTACGCCTATGTGATCGCCCACGAGGTTGGCCACCACGTGCAGAACGAACTCGGGATCGCCGATCAGGTCGAGCGCCGTCAGCGCAGCGCCCGCACCGAGGCCGAGGCGAACAGCTACAGCGTGCGCCTGGAACTCCAGGCCGACTGCTTCGCCGGGGTGTGGGGCAACAAGACCCAGCAGGACGCCAAGATCACCCAGGCGGACGTGCAGGAAGCCGTCGCGACCGCCGAGGCCATCGGGGACGACAACCTTCAGCGCCAGGGTCAGGGCTACGTCGCCCCGGACTCCTTCACGCACGGCAGCGCCGCGCAGCGCGTCAAGTGGTTCATGACCGGCTTCAGGAGCGGCAACCCGAACGGCTGCGACACCTTCAATGTGAACTACAACCAGCTGTAA
- a CDS encoding IS4 family transposase, which translates to MKTLRSRPPHDTLQTALRSAFPVDARRLVVFTALILAVIQARTVVLYSLKTHVALPGSLTTRYQRLCRFVQFPFPEALFPRFALSFLPPGPVDLILDRTNWKLGQQDVNILLLSAVWNGFSLPLMWTLLPHGGASRSCVREALVERFLKLCPDREIRCLLADREFIGQHWFRFLDQHGIAPCIRLPARATIGAHGMPVWAVFKNLQVGEVRVWHRQTRIYGVNLRVAATKNAAGDMLYLAYRGHALPNMRRYALRWQTENLHAALKTRGFNLEDTGLTRPERVSSLLTVVSVAFIWACVTGEVVARRTATKVKKHGHRTVSVFRLGLDHLQDLLLHPSGASWRTLSTLMPRFEG; encoded by the coding sequence ATGAAAACCCTTAGGAGCCGACCACCTCACGATACCTTGCAGACCGCCTTGCGGTCTGCTTTCCCTGTGGACGCTCGCCGCCTCGTCGTCTTCACGGCCCTGATCCTGGCGGTCATTCAGGCGCGCACCGTTGTCCTGTACAGCCTGAAGACGCATGTCGCCCTCCCGGGCTCGTTGACGACTCGGTATCAGCGGCTCTGCCGGTTCGTCCAGTTCCCGTTTCCTGAGGCGCTGTTCCCCCGATTCGCCTTGTCCTTTCTCCCGCCCGGCCCAGTCGACCTCATTCTCGATCGCACCAACTGGAAACTTGGCCAACAGGACGTCAATATTCTCCTGCTCTCTGCCGTGTGGAACGGGTTCAGTTTGCCGCTGATGTGGACACTGCTCCCGCACGGTGGGGCCAGTCGTTCCTGTGTCCGGGAAGCGCTCGTGGAGCGCTTCCTGAAGCTCTGCCCAGATCGGGAGATCCGGTGCCTGCTCGCGGATCGTGAATTCATTGGGCAGCACTGGTTTCGATTCCTCGACCAGCACGGGATTGCACCCTGCATTCGTCTCCCAGCTCGCGCCACGATCGGCGCGCACGGCATGCCGGTCTGGGCGGTCTTCAAGAACCTTCAGGTGGGTGAAGTCAGGGTCTGGCATCGCCAGACCCGCATCTACGGTGTGAATCTGCGAGTGGCGGCCACGAAAAACGCAGCCGGTGACATGCTGTACCTGGCGTATCGGGGGCACGCCCTGCCGAACATGCGCCGGTATGCCCTGCGCTGGCAAACAGAAAATCTGCACGCCGCGTTGAAAACCAGAGGGTTCAACCTGGAAGATACGGGTCTGACGCGCCCCGAGCGAGTGTCTTCGCTCCTGACGGTCGTCAGCGTCGCCTTCATCTGGGCGTGCGTGACGGGCGAGGTCGTGGCACGTCGAACAGCTACCAAAGTAAAGAAACACGGACACCGCACGGTGTCTGTGTTTCGACTCGGGCTTGATCATCTCCAGGATCTTCTGCTGCATCCGTCCGGCGCATCCTGGCGCACCTTGAGCACACTCATGCCCCGTTTTGAAGGGTAG
- the feoB gene encoding ferrous iron transport protein B, which yields MTSATRPATLIPDALACADTLARLKAAREPRMVVVGNPNVGKTTLINALAGTNLKVGNWSGVTVEKREAHLTHGGRRVYLLDLPGAYSLSPHTPEELITRTALLDEAPDAVLNVLDAGNLERNLYLTLQLMDYRLPVAVALNLVDEAREKGVQVDSRALSRLLGVPVVETVASRARGTDAVLDSALGHATLGIGVRYPEAIERAVEALSTRMTGVDTLPPHAHRYLALTLLEGDPSVRGRLNATGHAALVQAADAQLRDLDAQGLDPLIEIAEARYALAGDLARAAAPQAQARRTVTERLDALALHPWLGIPLFLALVLLVFRLTFTVAAPFVDLIGGPLQDTLTGWASAALSWFPLARDLVTGAIIPGVGTVLSFLPTLLVLYLAMSFLEDSGYMARAAFLMDRAMRSVGLDGRAFIPLILGFGCNVPAVYATRTLERRSDRLLVSMILPFMSCSARLPVYVVFAAALFPRQASLLVWAMYTLGMLVALAFAFVLRRTSYPAEGSGVLLELPPYRFPTAQVLWKHAWRRTASFARRARTTVLATVAGVWLLLAIPAVGGASFATVAPQDSLFGRVSQAMSPIFAPLGFGTWQATGALVPGFIAKEVVVGTLGQIYLGEEAARPTALGLVDGVVQAGRATWDAVVASVSAIPTILALPSLNADATGDLNTPLAAALARAFTPASGLSYLVFVLLYTPCIATVGALAQEHGRRFAWTTVTYQLATAWIAAFLVYQLARAVL from the coding sequence GTGACCTCCGCCACCCGCCCCGCCACGCTGATCCCCGACGCGCTGGCCTGCGCCGACACCCTGGCCCGCCTGAAGGCCGCGCGTGAACCGCGCATGGTGGTCGTCGGGAACCCCAACGTCGGCAAGACCACCCTGATCAACGCTCTGGCGGGCACCAACCTGAAGGTCGGCAACTGGAGCGGCGTGACCGTCGAGAAGCGCGAGGCGCACCTGACGCACGGCGGGCGGCGCGTGTACCTCCTCGACCTGCCCGGCGCGTACTCCCTGAGCCCGCACACCCCCGAGGAACTCATCACCCGCACCGCGCTGCTCGACGAGGCCCCGGACGCCGTCCTGAACGTCCTGGACGCCGGGAACCTGGAACGCAACCTCTACCTGACGCTCCAGCTCATGGACTACCGCCTGCCGGTCGCCGTGGCCCTGAACCTCGTGGACGAGGCGCGCGAGAAGGGCGTGCAGGTGGACTCACGCGCGCTGTCGCGCCTGCTGGGCGTGCCGGTCGTCGAGACGGTCGCCAGCCGCGCGCGCGGCACGGACGCCGTGCTGGACAGCGCCCTGGGCCACGCCACGCTGGGCATCGGCGTGCGCTACCCCGAGGCCATCGAACGGGCCGTGGAGGCCCTGAGCACCCGCATGACCGGCGTGGACACCCTGCCGCCCCACGCGCACCGCTACCTCGCCCTGACCCTGCTGGAGGGCGACCCCAGCGTGCGCGGCCGCCTGAACGCCACCGGGCACGCGGCCCTCGTGCAGGCCGCCGACGCGCAACTGCGCGACCTTGACGCCCAGGGCCTCGACCCGCTGATCGAGATCGCCGAGGCCCGCTACGCGCTGGCCGGGGACCTCGCCCGCGCCGCCGCCCCGCAGGCGCAGGCGCGGCGCACCGTCACCGAACGTCTGGACGCGCTGGCGCTGCACCCCTGGCTGGGCATCCCGCTGTTCCTGGCGCTCGTGCTACTGGTATTCCGCCTGACCTTCACGGTCGCCGCGCCCTTCGTGGACCTGATCGGCGGGCCGCTTCAGGACACCCTGACCGGCTGGGCCAGCGCCGCGCTGAGCTGGTTCCCGCTGGCGCGCGACCTCGTGACCGGCGCGATCATCCCCGGCGTCGGTACCGTCCTGAGCTTCCTGCCCACCCTGCTCGTGCTGTACCTCGCCATGAGCTTCCTGGAAGACAGCGGCTACATGGCCCGCGCGGCGTTCCTGATGGACCGCGCCATGCGCAGCGTCGGCCTGGACGGCCGCGCGTTCATCCCCCTGATCCTGGGCTTCGGGTGCAACGTGCCCGCCGTGTACGCCACCCGCACCCTGGAACGGCGCAGCGACCGCCTGCTCGTCAGCATGATCCTGCCGTTCATGAGCTGTTCGGCGCGGCTGCCGGTGTATGTGGTGTTCGCCGCCGCGCTGTTCCCCCGGCAGGCCAGCCTGCTCGTGTGGGCCATGTACACCCTGGGCATGCTGGTCGCCCTGGCCTTCGCGTTCGTGCTGCGCCGCACCAGCTACCCCGCCGAGGGCAGCGGCGTCCTGCTGGAACTCCCCCCGTACCGCTTCCCCACCGCGCAGGTGCTGTGGAAGCACGCATGGCGCCGCACCGCCAGCTTCGCGCGGCGCGCCCGCACCACGGTGCTGGCCACGGTGGCGGGCGTGTGGCTGCTGCTCGCCATTCCCGCCGTGGGGGGCGCCAGCTTCGCCACGGTCGCCCCACAGGACAGCCTGTTCGGGCGCGTCAGTCAGGCCATGTCCCCGATCTTCGCGCCGCTGGGCTTCGGCACGTGGCAGGCGACCGGCGCGCTCGTCCCCGGCTTCATCGCCAAGGAGGTCGTCGTCGGGACGCTCGGGCAGATCTACCTGGGTGAGGAAGCCGCCCGCCCCACCGCGCTGGGCCTCGTGGACGGCGTCGTGCAGGCGGGCAGGGCCACCTGGGACGCCGTGGTCGCCAGCGTCAGCGCCATTCCCACCATCCTCGCGCTGCCCAGCCTGAACGCCGACGCCACCGGGGACCTCAATACCCCTCTGGCTGCCGCGCTGGCCCGCGCCTTCACGCCCGCCAGCGGCCTGAGCTACCTCGTGTTCGTGCTGCTGTACACCCCGTGCATCGCCACCGTCGGTGCGCTGGCGCAGGAACACGGCCGGAGATTTGCGTGGACGACCGTCACGTACCAGCTCGCCACCGCCTGGATCGCCGCGTTCCTCGTGTACCAGCTCGCGCGGGCCGTCCTGTGA